The Couchioplanes caeruleus sequence CGGGCTGACCGGCTGCGGCTCCGCCGGCGCGGGACCGTCCGCGGCGCCGGCCGTCGCGGCCGCGGACGTCACCGGGGAGGCGTACGCCCTGACCGAAGTCGGTTTCGAGACCGGCATGGAGGCCGCTCCCGCGGCGTCGGAGGAACCGAAGTCGGGGAAGCCGAAGGAGCGCAAGCAGGGCCTTCGCAAGCAGCTTCGCAAGAACATCCTGCACGGCGAGACCACCGTACGCGCGAAGGACGGCGTGCGGACGATCGTGGTCCAGCGCGGCACCGTCACCGCCGTGGACGGGCGGACCGTCAGCGTGCGGTCCACCGACGGCTTCTCCCAGACCTGGACCTTCGGCGACAAGGTCAAGGTCCTGCAGAACCGCAAGGCCGTGGACGTGAACACCCTCAAGAACGGCGTCGAGATCGGGGTCGCCGGGGCGAAGGACGGGGACCGGGCGACGGCGCGGCTCATCGCGATCCGCTAGGCGGTCTGTGGGTCAGGGCCCGCGCTCGGTGCCTCGAGCACGGGCCCTGCCCCGCCCCCTCAACAAAGTCACTGCAGAATCGTGCCCATCGGGGAGAGCAGCAGCTTCCCGAAGGCCTCGGTGGTGCGGTCCAGCCGGCTGCGCTCCCGGGCGACGGCCTGCAGGTCGTGGCGGACGGACCAGAGCCGCTGCGCGTTGCGCCAGGCGACGTTGCGGGTGTACTCCACCATCTCGCCCTGCCAGAGGTCGTCGAGGTCGCCGTTCATCATGTCGATGAACAACTGCCACTTCTCCAGGTAGCCGCGGCGCAGGCCGGGGATCTGCTCGGCGAAGATGTCGTTGATCTGCAGGTAGTCGTGGTGCTGGTCGCTGTCGTCCACCGGGTAACCGCCCTGGTGGTCGAACGTGGTGACCAGGGCGAACGGCAGGTCGTAGTTGATGTGCGCGTTGACGCCGGCGGCGGCCGACGGCAGCGGGCGGGCGTCCGGGCCGGGTATCCGGTGGAAGAGCACGGACCAGGACTTCGGGCAGCCGGCGCTCATGTCCGACCACTGCCGCAGCGCGTCGAAATAGCGGGCGGCGAACTCGACGTCGAGGCGGGCGAGGAAGGCGGGGTCGGCGAAGCGGCCCGCGTAGAGCCGCTCGAGCACGCAGGTCGTGATCGTCAGATAAAGCCTGTTGAAGTCGGCGAGGGGATTGCTGACCAGCAGCGGCGGAACCCGTTCCAGCACGTCCTGGAGCTTGGTGAGCTGGTCGACCACGGCCGGGACGTCGTCCGGGTGACCGGACAGCACGTCGGCCATCTCCCGTCGCACGGGCCCCCAGACGGACGTCTCGGTGATCATGGATCCTCCACACGGCGGACTTCTCGGCGGAGGTCCTCAGCACCGCCCGGCGCCTCCCGGCTGCCGGGCGGTGCTCCCCCGAACGACTGTGAGCCTCTCACTGATGGACTACGCAGGGATCGGTAGAACGACGTATTCCGCGTACGTAGATAACGAAAAGGTCACGCCGCGCGGAGGTAGACCCGGCTGGCCTGCACCCGGGTACGTACCTGGAGCTTGTCGAAGATGTGGCCCACGTGTACGCCGACCGTGCGCTCGCTGATGAACAGCGCCTGGCCGATCTCGCGGTTGGTCAGCCCCTCGGCGACGGCCGCCAGCACCTCCCGCTCGCGCTCGGTGAGCATGCTCAGGCCGTCGTCGCCGCGTGCGGGGGAGGCGTGGGCGGTCTCCTCCTCGCCGGTCAGCGCCACCCGGGCCCGGGCGGCCACCTGGGTGATCTCGGCCGCGAACGGCCTGGCGCCCATCGCGCGGGCGGTCTCGTACGCCTCCCGGAGCGCGGTCGTCGCGGCGGCCCGCTTGGTGCGCCGGGCGAACGACGCCTCCGCCTGCCGCAGCCGCGAATAGGCGGCCGGGTACGGCTGCTTGCGCCGGTCCCACGCCTGCACGGCCCGCGCCCACAGGGACGGGTCGTTGCGCTGCTCGATCCGGCTAAGCTCGGCCGCGCACAGGTCGAGGTAGCCGTCGACGACCGCCCGGACCGGCGGCGCCGCGTTGCCGGCCCCCCGGGCCATCCGCTCGACCACCGCCTGCAGCCGGCGCACCGCGCCCGGGTCGACCGGAACCTCGCCGCCGGCCTGCGCCTCCGCCTCGGCCCGCAACCCGTGCCAGGCCAGCACGCCGAGCAGCACGAGGTCATCGGAGCGGGTCTCGGTGAGCCCGCGCTGGACCGCCGCCCGGGCCTCGGCGTGCCGCCCCTGCCACATGGCCAGCCCGGCCCGCAGCGTCAGCATCGGCAGCACGTGTCGGGCGCCGCCGCCGGCGAGGATC is a genomic window containing:
- a CDS encoding DUF5995 family protein, which codes for MITETSVWGPVRREMADVLSGHPDDVPAVVDQLTKLQDVLERVPPLLVSNPLADFNRLYLTITTCVLERLYAGRFADPAFLARLDVEFAARYFDALRQWSDMSAGCPKSWSVLFHRIPGPDARPLPSAAAGVNAHINYDLPFALVTTFDHQGGYPVDDSDQHHDYLQINDIFAEQIPGLRRGYLEKWQLFIDMMNGDLDDLWQGEMVEYTRNVAWRNAQRLWSVRHDLQAVARERSRLDRTTEAFGKLLLSPMGTILQ